One stretch of Dyella jiangningensis DNA includes these proteins:
- the rplP gene encoding 50S ribosomal protein L16 encodes MLQPKRTKFRKQFKGRNDGLAFSSNLVSFGEFGLKATTFGALTARQIEAGRRCITRFVKRGGKLWIRVYPDKPITKKPIEVRMGAGKGGVEYWVAPIQPGRMLYEIEGIDEATAREAFRLAAAKLSVQTQFVTRAVM; translated from the coding sequence ATGCTGCAACCCAAGCGAACCAAATTCCGTAAGCAGTTCAAGGGCCGCAACGACGGTCTGGCGTTCAGCTCGAACCTCGTCAGCTTTGGCGAGTTCGGCCTGAAGGCCACCACGTTCGGCGCGCTCACCGCGCGTCAGATCGAGGCCGGTCGTCGCTGCATCACCCGCTTCGTCAAGCGCGGCGGCAAGCTGTGGATCCGCGTGTACCCGGACAAGCCCATCACCAAGAAGCCCATCGAAGTTCGAATGGGTGCCGGTAAGGGTGGCGTCGAATACTGGGTCGCTCCGATCCAGCCGGGCCGCATGCTTTATGAAATCGAGGGTATCGACGAGGCAACCGCACGCGAGGCTTTCCGCCTTGCCGCTGCCAAGCTCTCGGTCCAGACCCAATTCGTGACCCGGGCGGTGATGTGA
- the rpmC gene encoding 50S ribosomal protein L29, which produces MAIKDLTNKTAEELNKHLLDLRKEQFNLRMQKGTGQLNQPHQLRRVRRDIARTKFVLGGKK; this is translated from the coding sequence ATGGCCATCAAAGATCTGACCAACAAGACGGCCGAAGAGCTGAATAAGCACCTGCTGGACCTGCGCAAGGAGCAGTTCAACCTGCGCATGCAGAAGGGCACCGGCCAGCTCAACCAGCCGCACCAGCTGCGCCGCGTTCGGCGCGACATCGCCCGCACGAAGTTCGTGCTCGGCGGCAAGAAGTAA
- the rpsQ gene encoding 30S ribosomal protein S17 — protein sequence MSDNQKQTRTLEGRVISNKMDKTVTVLIERQEQHPLIGKIIRRSTKLHAQDDLGANEGDLVRIAECRPLSKTKHHRVVEIITRANV from the coding sequence ATGAGCGACAACCAGAAGCAGACGCGCACCCTCGAGGGCCGCGTCATCAGCAACAAGATGGACAAGACCGTGACGGTCCTGATCGAGCGCCAGGAACAGCATCCGCTGATCGGCAAGATCATCCGCCGTTCGACCAAGCTGCACGCGCAGGACGACCTGGGTGCCAACGAAGGCGACCTGGTCCGCATCGCGGAATGCCGTCCTCTGTCCAAGACCAAGCATCACCGCGTGGTCGAAATCATCACGCGCGCTAACGTCTAA
- the rplN gene encoding 50S ribosomal protein L14 yields the protein MIQMQSTLSAADNSGARELMCIKVLGGSKRRYAAIGDVIKVTVKDAIPRGKVKKGEVYNAVVVRTAKGVRRPDGSLIRFDGNAAVLLNNKLEPIGTRIFGPVTRELRSEKFMKIVSLAPEVL from the coding sequence ATGATCCAGATGCAAAGCACGCTTTCCGCGGCTGACAATAGCGGCGCCCGCGAACTGATGTGCATCAAGGTGCTCGGCGGCTCCAAGCGCCGTTACGCCGCGATCGGTGACGTGATCAAGGTCACCGTGAAGGATGCCATCCCCCGCGGCAAGGTGAAGAAGGGCGAGGTGTACAACGCCGTGGTGGTTCGTACCGCCAAGGGTGTGCGCCGTCCCGATGGCTCGCTGATCCGTTTCGACGGCAATGCAGCGGTCCTCCTCAACAACAAGCTCGAGCCGATCGGCACCCGTATCTTCGGACCGGTCACTCGCGAGCTGCGCAGCGAGAAGTTCATGAAGATCGTCTCGCTCGCGCCCGAAGTGCTCTGA
- the rplX gene encoding 50S ribosomal protein L24, with product MNRIRKGDQVLVITGKNKGQRGDVLRVDGDRVFVSNVNLVKRHTKPNPQANQAGGIVEREASIHISNVQLFNSATGKGERVGAKTLSDGRKVRVFKSNGEVVDA from the coding sequence ATGAACCGTATCCGCAAGGGTGATCAGGTCCTCGTGATCACCGGCAAGAACAAGGGTCAGCGCGGCGACGTGCTGCGTGTTGATGGCGACCGCGTGTTCGTCTCCAACGTGAACCTGGTCAAGCGTCACACCAAGCCGAATCCGCAGGCCAACCAGGCCGGCGGCATCGTCGAGCGTGAGGCTTCGATCCACATCTCCAACGTCCAGCTGTTCAACTCTGCCACGGGCAAGGGTGAACGCGTTGGCGCCAAGACGCTCTCCGATGGGCGCAAGGTGCGCGTGTTCAAGTCCAACGGCGAAGTTGTGGACGCGTAA
- the rplE gene encoding 50S ribosomal protein L5, translating into MTTRLETFYKDQVIKKLTERFGYQNVMQVPRITKITLNMGVGEAAGNKKVLENAVADMAKISGQKPIQTKARVSVASFKIRDGWPIGCKVTLRRAQMWEFLDRLINISLPRTRDFRGVSGRAFDGRGNYNFGIKEQIIFPEIDFDAVDAMRGMDISITTTAKTDEEAKALLEAFSFPFRN; encoded by the coding sequence ATGACGACGCGTCTCGAAACGTTTTACAAAGACCAGGTCATCAAGAAGCTCACCGAGCGTTTTGGTTACCAGAACGTGATGCAGGTTCCCCGCATCACCAAGATCACGCTGAATATGGGCGTGGGCGAAGCCGCCGGCAACAAGAAGGTGCTCGAGAACGCCGTGGCCGACATGGCCAAGATCTCGGGCCAGAAGCCGATCCAGACCAAGGCCCGCGTGTCGGTCGCCTCGTTCAAGATCCGCGACGGTTGGCCGATCGGCTGCAAGGTCACCCTGCGCCGCGCCCAGATGTGGGAATTCCTCGATCGCCTGATCAACATCTCGCTGCCGCGTACGCGCGACTTCCGTGGTGTCTCGGGTCGTGCCTTCGATGGCCGTGGTAACTACAACTTCGGCATCAAGGAACAGATCATCTTCCCGGAAATCGACTTCGACGCCGTCGACGCGATGCGTGGTATGGACATCTCCATCACCACCACCGCCAAGACCGACGAAGAAGCCAAGGCGCTGCTGGAAGCCTTCAGCTTCCCGTTCCGCAACTAA
- the rpsN gene encoding 30S ribosomal protein S14, whose translation MAKTSMVNRDLKRTKLVKKYAAKRAELKAIVLSPTASYEEKMEAQAKLQKQPRDASPARQRTRCALTGRPRAVYQKFGLGRNKLREATMRGDVPGLRKASW comes from the coding sequence ATGGCCAAGACCTCGATGGTTAACCGCGACCTCAAGCGGACCAAGCTCGTCAAGAAGTACGCCGCCAAGCGCGCCGAACTGAAGGCGATTGTGCTGAGCCCCACCGCCTCCTACGAGGAGAAGATGGAGGCCCAGGCCAAGCTGCAGAAGCAGCCGCGTGACGCCAGCCCGGCTCGCCAGCGTACCCGCTGCGCGCTGACCGGCCGTCCGCGCGCCGTGTACCAGAAGTTCGGCCTCGGCCGTAACAAGCTGCGCGAAGCCACCATGCGTGGCGACGTTCCTGGCCTGCGCAAGGCCAGCTGGTAA
- the rpsH gene encoding 30S ribosomal protein S8: MSMTDPIADLFTRIRNAQLTGKQTVNMPSSKLKVAIANLLKNEGYILDAKSSAVEGKPVLEIKLKYFEGRPAIETITRVSRSGLRVYRGKDELPKVLGGLGISIISTSAGLLTDAQARAKGLGGEVIGQVA, from the coding sequence ATGAGCATGACTGATCCCATCGCCGATCTGTTTACGCGCATCCGCAATGCCCAGCTCACGGGCAAGCAGACCGTAAACATGCCGTCGTCGAAGCTGAAGGTGGCCATCGCCAACCTTCTCAAGAACGAGGGCTATATCCTCGACGCCAAGTCCTCCGCCGTGGAGGGCAAGCCGGTGCTCGAGATCAAGCTCAAGTATTTCGAAGGCCGTCCGGCCATCGAGACCATTACCCGCGTCAGCCGCTCGGGCCTCCGCGTCTACCGCGGCAAGGACGAACTGCCGAAGGTCCTTGGTGGCCTGGGTATCTCGATCATCTCGACTTCCGCCGGTCTGCTGACCGACGCGCAGGCCCGTGCCAAGGGTCTGGGCGGCGAAGTCATCGGCCAGGTCGCATAA
- the rplF gene encoding 50S ribosomal protein L6, which translates to MSRVAKQPITLPKGVEITSNANGITVKGPKGTLATHALPGASVSIDNGVANIAVAEGADDKFGGTLRALLANMVKGVSDGYERKLELVGVGYRASMAGKSLNIALGFSHPVVFDAPEGISIETPSQTEILIKGTDKQRVGEVAAKIRAIRPPEPYKGKGVRYSGEKITLKEAKKA; encoded by the coding sequence ATGTCCCGCGTTGCCAAACAGCCGATTACCCTGCCGAAGGGCGTTGAGATCACCTCGAACGCCAATGGCATCACCGTCAAGGGCCCGAAGGGCACCCTGGCGACCCACGCCCTGCCGGGCGCATCCGTTTCCATCGACAACGGCGTGGCGAACATCGCCGTGGCCGAAGGCGCCGATGACAAGTTCGGTGGCACGCTCCGCGCGCTGCTGGCCAACATGGTCAAGGGCGTGTCCGACGGTTATGAGCGCAAGCTCGAGCTCGTCGGCGTGGGCTACCGTGCCTCGATGGCCGGCAAGTCGCTGAACATCGCTCTGGGCTTCTCGCATCCGGTCGTGTTCGACGCGCCGGAAGGCATCTCCATCGAAACCCCGTCGCAGACCGAAATCCTGATCAAGGGTACGGACAAGCAGCGCGTGGGCGAAGTGGCCGCCAAGATCCGTGCGATCCGTCCGCCGGAACCGTACAAGGGCAAGGGCGTCCGCTATTCGGGCGAGAAGATCACCCTGAAGGAAGCCAAGAAGGCCTAA
- the rplR gene encoding 50S ribosomal protein L18: protein MNKNESRLRRAKATRSHIRKLGVARLSVHRTGQHLYAQVFAADGQNVVAAASTVQKSVAEGLKGTKNLTAAAAVGKAVAERALAAGIESVAFDRSGFRFHGRIKALADAAREAGLKF, encoded by the coding sequence ATGAACAAGAACGAATCCCGCCTGCGCCGCGCAAAGGCCACTCGCTCCCACATCCGCAAGCTCGGTGTGGCTCGCCTGTCGGTCCATCGCACCGGCCAGCACCTGTACGCGCAGGTGTTCGCCGCCGACGGCCAGAACGTGGTTGCGGCTGCTTCCACCGTACAGAAGTCGGTGGCCGAAGGCCTGAAGGGCACCAAGAACCTCACCGCCGCTGCTGCTGTCGGTAAGGCCGTGGCCGAGCGTGCGCTGGCAGCCGGTATCGAGTCCGTGGCGTTCGATCGCTCGGGCTTCCGCTTCCACGGTCGTATCAAGGCGCTGGCCGATGCGGCCCGCGAAGCCGGCCTGAAGTTCTAA
- the rpsE gene encoding 30S ribosomal protein S5 → MSSTDRENSDGLLEKLIAVNRVAKTVKGGRQMSFTALTVVGDGEGRVGFGYGKAREVPVAISKAMDRARRNMVSIDLNNGTLWYAIKANHGAARVFMQPASEGTGVIAGGAMRAVLEVVGVKNVLAKAVGSRNPINLVRATIKGLQAVASPKQIAAKRGKTVEEVLGNG, encoded by the coding sequence ATGTCTTCTACCGATCGCGAAAATTCCGACGGCCTGCTCGAGAAGCTGATTGCCGTCAACCGCGTGGCCAAGACCGTGAAGGGTGGCCGCCAGATGAGTTTCACCGCGCTGACCGTGGTCGGCGACGGCGAAGGTCGCGTGGGCTTCGGCTATGGCAAGGCGCGCGAAGTGCCGGTCGCCATCTCCAAGGCCATGGACCGCGCCCGCCGCAACATGGTGAGCATCGATCTCAACAACGGCACGCTGTGGTACGCCATCAAGGCCAACCACGGTGCAGCTCGCGTGTTCATGCAGCCGGCCTCTGAAGGTACCGGCGTCATCGCCGGCGGTGCCATGCGCGCCGTGCTCGAAGTGGTGGGCGTGAAGAACGTGCTGGCCAAGGCCGTCGGTTCGCGCAACCCGATCAACCTGGTCCGCGCGACCATCAAGGGCCTGCAGGCCGTTGCCTCGCCGAAGCAGATCGCTGCCAAGCGTGGCAAGACCGTGGAAGAGGTGCTGGGCAATGGCTAA
- the rpmD gene encoding 50S ribosomal protein L30, protein MAKNNETAATVRVRLVKGLRGVQSRHRLSVKALGLSKLNDVRELKDSPQVRGLINTVYYLVRVEE, encoded by the coding sequence ATGGCTAAGAACAACGAAACCGCCGCCACCGTGCGCGTGCGCCTGGTCAAGGGCCTGCGCGGTGTGCAGAGCCGTCATCGCCTGAGCGTCAAGGCGCTCGGCCTGAGCAAGCTCAACGACGTCCGTGAGTTGAAGGACAGCCCGCAGGTGCGCGGCCTGATCAACACCGTCTATTACCTCGTGCGGGTTGAGGAGTAA
- the rplO gene encoding 50S ribosomal protein L15, producing MTMRLNDIKPAAGARKTRLRVGRGIGSGLGKTAGRGHKGQHARAGGTHKYGFEGGQMPLQRRLPKVGFRSLKKKESQEVFLYELAALKADVIDAIVLHQAGLIDSHAKKVKVVLKGEIGRAVKLSGLLATAGAKAAIEAAGGSVE from the coding sequence ATCACCATGCGTCTTAACGACATCAAGCCGGCCGCCGGTGCCCGCAAGACCCGCCTTCGCGTGGGTCGCGGTATTGGTTCGGGCCTCGGCAAGACCGCCGGTCGCGGTCACAAGGGTCAGCACGCTCGCGCGGGCGGCACCCACAAGTACGGTTTCGAGGGCGGCCAGATGCCGCTGCAGCGTCGCCTGCCGAAGGTTGGCTTCCGCTCGCTGAAGAAGAAAGAAAGCCAGGAAGTGTTCCTGTATGAGTTGGCGGCTCTCAAGGCCGACGTGATCGACGCGATCGTCCTGCATCAGGCCGGTCTGATCGACAGCCACGCCAAGAAGGTCAAGGTCGTCCTCAAGGGCGAGATCGGCCGCGCGGTGAAGCTGTCGGGCCTGCTGGCCACGGCCGGCGCCAAGGCGGCGATCGAAGCTGCCGGCGGCAGCGTGGAGTAA
- the secY gene encoding preprotein translocase subunit SecY: MASAQGTSLGSLGKLTELRQRIFFVIGALIVFRLGSFIPVPGVNPEAMTNLIEQGGGLMNMFNMFSGGSLARFSVFALGVVPYISASIVVQMMGSVIPSLQALRKEGESGRRKMTTYTRFGTVGLAAFQAFGIAVALQKQVAAGGAPVVYTPGAGFIMASIVGLTAGTMFLMWLGEQITERGIGNGISLLIFAGIVAGLPGAVAHTLTMASNGELSVIKMIMVVGLILAVTAFVVFMERAQRRITVNYARRSGGQRAYMNQTSHLPLKINMSGVIPPIFASSLLMFPATAATWFGQGHQSRWLTELTQALTPGEPLYDIVFAVLVITFAFFYTAIVFNSQETADNLKRSGALIPGIRPGRSTADYIDNVMTRLTGVGALYLVLVCLVPSFMQKAWHVPFYFGGTSLLIVVVVVMDFTAQVQAHLVSHQYESLLKKANLRRN, translated from the coding sequence GTGGCGTCAGCCCAGGGCACATCGCTCGGATCGCTCGGCAAGCTGACGGAACTGCGTCAGCGCATCTTCTTCGTGATTGGTGCGCTGATCGTCTTCCGTCTCGGTTCCTTCATCCCGGTCCCGGGTGTCAACCCGGAAGCCATGACGAACCTGATCGAGCAGGGCGGCGGCCTGATGAACATGTTCAACATGTTCTCGGGTGGCTCGCTGGCACGCTTCTCGGTGTTCGCGCTTGGCGTGGTGCCGTACATCTCCGCATCCATTGTGGTGCAGATGATGGGTTCGGTGATCCCGAGCCTGCAGGCGCTGCGCAAGGAAGGTGAGTCCGGTCGTCGCAAGATGACCACCTACACGCGCTTCGGCACGGTGGGCTTGGCGGCCTTCCAGGCGTTCGGTATCGCAGTGGCACTGCAGAAGCAGGTCGCAGCGGGTGGTGCACCGGTGGTCTATACCCCGGGTGCCGGCTTCATCATGGCGTCAATCGTCGGCCTCACCGCCGGCACGATGTTCCTGATGTGGTTGGGTGAGCAGATCACCGAGCGCGGCATCGGCAACGGCATCTCGCTGCTGATCTTCGCCGGTATCGTCGCGGGTCTGCCGGGTGCCGTGGCGCACACGCTGACCATGGCCAGCAACGGCGAGCTCTCCGTGATCAAGATGATCATGGTGGTGGGCCTGATCCTCGCGGTGACGGCGTTCGTGGTGTTCATGGAGCGCGCCCAGCGGCGCATCACGGTGAACTACGCGCGACGTTCCGGCGGGCAGCGGGCCTACATGAACCAGACCTCGCACTTGCCGCTGAAGATCAACATGTCGGGCGTGATCCCGCCGATCTTCGCGTCGAGCCTGCTGATGTTCCCGGCGACCGCGGCAACGTGGTTCGGCCAGGGCCACCAGTCGCGCTGGTTGACCGAGCTGACCCAGGCGCTCACCCCGGGTGAACCCCTGTACGACATCGTCTTCGCGGTGCTGGTGATCACCTTCGCCTTCTTCTATACGGCGATCGTGTTCAACTCCCAGGAGACGGCGGACAACCTCAAGCGCTCCGGCGCCTTGATTCCGGGTATCCGCCCCGGCCGCTCGACGGCCGATTACATCGATAACGTGATGACCCGTCTGACCGGTGTCGGCGCCCTCTACCTGGTGCTGGTCTGTCTGGTTCCCTCGTTTATGCAAAAAGCGTGGCACGTCCCGTTCTACTTCGGCGGCACCTCTCTGCTGATCGTCGTGGTTGTGGTGATGGATTTCACTGCCCAGGTGCAGGCGCATTTGGTCAGTCACCAGTACGAAAGCCTGCTCAAGAAGGCCAACCTCCGCCGCAACTGA
- the rpsM gene encoding 30S ribosomal protein S13, with the protein MARIAGVNLPVQKHVWVGLQSIYGIGRSRAKKVCADAGVVPTTQIKSLSEGEVEKLRHEIGKYVVEGDLRREVGIAIKRLMDLGCYRGLRHRRGLPVRGQRTRTNARTRKGPRRAIKK; encoded by the coding sequence ATGGCGCGCATCGCGGGTGTCAATTTGCCGGTCCAGAAACATGTCTGGGTTGGCCTGCAGAGCATTTACGGGATCGGCCGCAGCCGGGCCAAGAAGGTCTGCGCGGACGCAGGCGTGGTTCCCACCACGCAGATCAAGTCCCTGAGTGAAGGTGAAGTGGAAAAGCTTCGCCACGAAATCGGCAAGTACGTCGTCGAAGGCGATCTTCGCCGTGAGGTCGGTATTGCCATCAAGCGTCTGATGGATCTGGGTTGCTACCGCGGCCTGCGTCATCGCCGTGGCCTGCCGGTGCGCGGCCAGCGCACGCGTACCAACGCACGCACCCGCAAGGGCCCGCGTCGCGCCATCAAGAAGTAA
- the rpsK gene encoding 30S ribosomal protein S11, with translation MAKPVKTKKKIKRVVTDAVAHVQASFNNTIVTITDRQGNALSWATAGGAGFRGSRKSTPFAAQVAAEKAGRAAGDYGVKTVEVRIKGPGPGRESAVRSLNALGYKVLNIIDVTPIPHNGCRPPKKRRV, from the coding sequence ATGGCCAAGCCTGTCAAGACCAAGAAGAAGATCAAGCGCGTTGTCACGGATGCCGTGGCCCACGTGCAAGCCTCCTTCAACAACACCATCGTCACCATCACCGATCGCCAGGGCAACGCCCTGTCGTGGGCGACTGCCGGCGGCGCGGGTTTCCGCGGTTCGCGCAAGTCGACCCCGTTCGCTGCCCAGGTGGCCGCCGAGAAGGCTGGCCGCGCGGCTGGCGACTACGGCGTGAAGACGGTGGAAGTGCGCATCAAGGGCCCGGGCCCGGGTCGCGAGTCGGCGGTTCGTTCGCTGAACGCCCTCGGCTACAAGGTTCTCAACATCATTGACGTTACGCCGATTCCGCACAACGGCTGCCGTCCCCCCAAGAAGCGTCGAGTCTAA
- the rpsD gene encoding 30S ribosomal protein S4, with protein MARYRGATCKLARREGADLSLKSPARAIDSKCKLENKPGQHGANKRARLSDYALQLREKQKVKRIYGVLERQFSNYYTKASTLKGNTGENLLRLLESRLDNVVYRMGFAVTRAQARQLVSHKAVLVNGKKVNIPSYQVRSGDVVALTERARNQLRVQEAATVFDTMDLRPQWVEVDSKKFEGTFKAMPDRGDLPTDINESLIVELYSK; from the coding sequence ATGGCACGTTATCGTGGAGCTACCTGCAAGCTCGCCCGCCGCGAGGGTGCAGACCTCAGTCTGAAGAGCCCCGCTCGCGCTATCGATTCGAAGTGCAAGCTGGAAAACAAGCCCGGTCAGCATGGCGCCAACAAGCGCGCCCGTCTGTCGGACTATGCGCTGCAGCTGCGTGAAAAGCAGAAGGTCAAGCGCATCTACGGCGTCCTCGAGCGCCAGTTCAGCAACTACTACACCAAGGCGTCGACCCTCAAGGGCAACACCGGTGAGAACCTGCTGCGCCTGCTCGAGAGCCGTCTGGACAACGTCGTCTACCGCATGGGCTTCGCGGTCACCCGCGCCCAGGCCCGTCAGCTGGTCAGCCACAAGGCTGTGCTGGTCAACGGCAAGAAGGTGAACATTCCGTCGTACCAGGTTCGTTCCGGCGACGTGGTGGCCCTGACCGAGCGCGCCCGCAACCAGCTGCGCGTGCAGGAAGCGGCGACCGTGTTCGACACCATGGACCTGCGCCCGCAGTGGGTGGAAGTCGACAGCAAGAAGTTCGAAGGCACCTTCAAGGCGATGCCGGACCGCGGCGACCTGCCGACCGACATCAACGAGAGCCTGATCGTCGAGCTCTATTCGAAGTAA
- a CDS encoding DNA-directed RNA polymerase subunit alpha, with translation MAVSSTSVLRPRGLSVEQLGPNRAKVVVEPLERGFGHTLGNALRRVLLSSIPGSAIVEVEIDGVLHEYTTLEGLQEDVIEVLLNLKDVAIRQHTGDEVTLTLSKKGKGVVTAGDIVVDHSVEIINPEHVICHLTKDIALNMRLKVRRGVGYQPASARQHPDDEARPIGRLQLDASFAPVLRVAYEVDAARVEQRTNLDKLVLDIETNGTIGAEDAVRKAAEILNDQLSVFGDFSRRESATDKAEKGGFDPLLLRPIDDLELTVRSANCLKAESIYYIGDLVQKTEVELLKTPNLGKKSLTEIKDVLGGRGLALGMKLENWPPPGLSHGMQLG, from the coding sequence ATGGCAGTTTCGTCAACTAGCGTGCTGCGGCCTCGCGGCCTCAGCGTCGAGCAGCTTGGACCCAACCGCGCGAAGGTGGTGGTCGAGCCGCTCGAGCGTGGTTTCGGCCACACCCTGGGCAACGCGCTGCGTCGCGTGCTGCTTTCCTCGATCCCTGGCTCTGCCATCGTCGAGGTGGAAATTGATGGCGTGCTGCACGAATACACCACCCTTGAGGGTTTGCAGGAGGACGTGATCGAAGTCCTGCTGAACCTCAAGGACGTGGCGATTCGCCAGCATACGGGTGACGAAGTCACCCTGACCCTGTCCAAGAAGGGCAAGGGCGTGGTCACGGCCGGCGACATCGTCGTCGACCACTCGGTGGAAATCATCAACCCCGAGCATGTGATCTGCCACCTGACCAAGGACATCGCGCTCAACATGCGCCTGAAGGTGCGTCGCGGTGTCGGCTACCAGCCGGCCAGCGCGCGCCAGCACCCGGACGACGAAGCTCGTCCGATCGGTCGCCTGCAGCTCGACGCGTCGTTCGCGCCGGTGCTGCGCGTGGCCTACGAGGTGGACGCTGCCCGTGTGGAACAGCGCACCAACCTCGACAAGCTGGTGCTGGACATCGAGACCAATGGCACCATCGGTGCGGAAGACGCGGTTCGCAAGGCCGCCGAGATCCTCAACGACCAGCTGTCGGTGTTCGGTGACTTCTCGCGCCGCGAGAGCGCCACGGACAAGGCGGAGAAGGGCGGTTTCGATCCGCTGCTGCTCCGTCCGATCGACGACCTGGAGCTCACCGTGCGTTCGGCCAACTGCCTGAAGGCCGAGAGCATCTACTACATCGGCGACCTGGTGCAGAAGACGGAAGTCGAACTGCTCAAGACGCCGAACCTCGGCAAGAAGTCCCTGACCGAAATCAAGGACGTGCTGGGTGGTCGTGGTCTGGCCCTGGGCATGAAGCTCGAGAACTGGCCGCCGCCGGGCTTGTCGCACGGTATGCAGCTGGGCTGA
- the rplQ gene encoding 50S ribosomal protein L17, translated as MRHQKSGRKLNRTSSHREAMFKNMAASLIKHELIRTTLPKAKELRRVAEPLITLAKTDGVANRRLAFARLRDKEAVGKLFIELGPRYRERPGGYLRILKAGFRAGDNAPMAYVELVDRPRTEAAAE; from the coding sequence ATGCGCCACCAGAAATCCGGTCGCAAGCTCAACCGCACGAGCAGCCACCGCGAAGCCATGTTCAAGAACATGGCTGCGTCGCTGATCAAGCACGAGCTGATCCGTACCACCCTTCCCAAGGCGAAGGAACTTCGTCGCGTCGCCGAGCCGCTCATCACGCTCGCCAAGACCGATGGCGTCGCCAATCGTCGTCTCGCTTTCGCACGTCTGCGCGACAAGGAAGCCGTGGGCAAGCTGTTCATCGAGCTGGGCCCCCGCTACCGCGAGCGTCCCGGCGGCTACCTGCGTATCCTCAAGGCTGGCTTCCGCGCTGGTGACAACGCCCCGATGGCGTACGTTGAACTGGTCGATCGTCCGCGTACTGAGGCGGCTGCCGAGTAA